Proteins encoded within one genomic window of Bacillus thuringiensis:
- a CDS encoding DMT family transporter produces MNKKQMLLGSLLCLLAVTAWGFMFPVMANALQFIDPFFFTTIRYGSAAIIFLILLFITEGKTSLHLEKRTLSLFFYGTVGFAGYGFLIFYGQQLAGPAGAIHAAMIQSLMPLIALLLQWITKNKRPQNYTFLCMFVALIGVMLVISKGNIHLLFGAASHLSTNILMLCGVTCWVIYTNGGARFQSWSPLRYTTLTCLFGSISLIVIVTFFAYTNVVTVPSLSTIMSVRFELLYMSIIAGVIAVFCWNTGNRYISSINGILFMNLVPVLALIGSIFRGYTVDKIEVAGASLTIIALLCNNLWQRKESTKIPTSIR; encoded by the coding sequence TTGAACAAAAAACAAATGCTACTTGGATCCCTCCTATGCTTACTTGCTGTAACAGCTTGGGGATTTATGTTTCCTGTAATGGCAAATGCCTTACAGTTTATCGATCCGTTCTTCTTCACAACTATCCGATACGGATCAGCAGCTATTATTTTTCTTATTTTGCTATTCATTACTGAAGGAAAAACTTCACTACATTTAGAAAAGAGAACTCTTTCGTTATTCTTTTATGGAACAGTCGGTTTTGCTGGATATGGTTTTCTCATTTTTTATGGCCAACAACTTGCCGGACCTGCTGGAGCCATCCATGCGGCTATGATTCAGTCTCTTATGCCACTCATCGCTTTATTATTGCAGTGGATAACTAAAAACAAGCGCCCACAAAACTACACATTCCTTTGTATGTTCGTTGCACTTATCGGTGTTATGCTTGTCATTTCAAAAGGAAATATTCACTTATTATTCGGAGCTGCCAGCCATCTCTCAACAAATATACTTATGTTATGCGGCGTTACTTGCTGGGTCATTTACACGAATGGTGGTGCTCGTTTTCAATCTTGGTCACCACTCAGGTATACGACGTTAACTTGTTTATTCGGTTCAATTTCACTCATCGTTATTGTCACTTTCTTCGCTTACACAAACGTCGTTACTGTACCGTCACTATCTACAATTATGAGCGTTCGTTTTGAACTCTTGTATATGTCGATTATTGCAGGGGTTATCGCTGTATTTTGCTGGAACACAGGAAATCGCTATATTTCATCTATTAACGGCATATTATTTATGAATTTAGTTCCTGTACTTGCACTTATCGGTTCCATCTTTCGAGGTTATACAGTCGACAAAATTGAAGTTGCCGGAGCCTCATTAACAATTATCGCGCTATTATGCAACAATTTATGGCAAAGAAAAGAAAGCACAAAAATCCCCACCTCTATTCGTTAG
- the refZ gene encoding forespore capture DNA-binding protein RefZ: protein MKQTKQKVIDAAISLFNTKGYDGTSVRDIAKRADVNVANISYYFAGKQGLLEQLITDFLEGYIHVIEMSFEQREYLSAKDVMVQMVRGILRYQFENRELTRFFYRELSLDTTLIREVMTVYFSKERYYIEQIIRQGQMKQEFRKVSFTMFMTQLKGMMNMPFLYPQYISEVLHSFPSETFFLEMYTKEIEQWMEQTLCITNMYYEWPRAVHM from the coding sequence ATGAAACAGACGAAACAAAAAGTAATTGATGCGGCAATATCGTTGTTTAATACGAAAGGTTATGATGGAACCTCGGTGCGAGACATTGCAAAGCGAGCGGATGTGAATGTAGCGAATATTTCATATTATTTTGCTGGAAAGCAAGGTTTATTAGAACAGCTTATTACTGATTTTTTAGAAGGATATATTCATGTGATTGAAATGTCGTTTGAACAGAGAGAGTATTTGTCGGCTAAAGATGTGATGGTGCAAATGGTGCGCGGAATTTTACGATATCAATTTGAAAATAGGGAACTGACACGTTTTTTCTACCGAGAGCTTTCGCTTGATACGACATTAATTCGTGAAGTGATGACCGTTTATTTTTCTAAAGAAAGATATTATATAGAGCAAATAATTAGACAGGGACAAATGAAGCAAGAGTTTAGAAAGGTATCTTTTACAATGTTTATGACTCAATTAAAAGGCATGATGAATATGCCGTTTTTATATCCGCAATATATATCAGAAGTGTTGCATTCTTTTCCGTCTGAAACATTTTTCTTAGAAATGTACACGAAAGAAATTGAACAATGGATGGAACAAACATTGTGTATAACGAATATGTATTATGAATGGCCAAGAGCTGTTCATATGTGA
- a CDS encoding GAF domain-containing protein, which produces MFTKESYAGSRVQQYETVIKQLDALLTGESNVVANLSNASALLNQFLDRVNWVGFYVTEGNQLVLGPFQGMPACVRIPFGRGVCGVAAETKTTQLVADVHQFPGHIACDSASNSEIVVPIVKEGTVIGVLDIDSPEKNRFDEVDQRYLEKFVETLLKHM; this is translated from the coding sequence ATGTTTACTAAAGAAAGTTATGCAGGATCTCGCGTGCAGCAATATGAGACAGTAATTAAACAACTGGATGCATTATTAACTGGCGAATCAAACGTAGTCGCAAACTTATCAAATGCGTCCGCATTATTAAACCAATTTTTAGATCGTGTGAATTGGGTTGGCTTTTATGTAACAGAAGGAAATCAGCTTGTTCTTGGACCATTCCAAGGAATGCCTGCTTGCGTGCGCATTCCATTTGGACGAGGCGTTTGCGGCGTTGCAGCTGAAACGAAAACAACACAGCTTGTAGCAGACGTTCACCAATTCCCAGGACATATCGCTTGCGACAGTGCTTCGAATTCAGAAATCGTCGTACCGATTGTGAAAGAAGGAACTGTCATCGGTGTACTTGATATCGATAGTCCTGAAAAAAATCGTTTTGACGAAGTAGATCAGCGCTATTTAGAAAAGTTTGTGGAAACACTCCTAAAACATATGTAA
- the megL gene encoding methionine gamma-lyase encodes MKKKHMETALIHHGYTSEEHKGSLTPPLFQTSTFTFETAQQGEASFAGVDPSYIYSRLGNPTVKLFEERMAVLEGGEEALAFGSGMAAISATLIGFLKAGDHIICSNGLYGCTYGFLEVLEEKFMITHSFCDMEAEADIENKIRQNTKLIFVETPINPTMKLIDLKQVIRVAKRNGLLVIVDNTFCSPYLQRPLELGCDAVVHSATKYIGGHGDVVAGVTICKTKALAEKIRPMRKDIGGIMAPFDAWLLLRGLKTLAVRMDRHCDNAEKIVSFLKNHDAVEGVWYPEGELASRQMKRGGGVISFSVKGGKEETQAFINDLHFITIAVSLGDTETLIQHPATMTHAAIPAELRQEMGIYDNLIRLSVGLESWEDIVSDLEQALKKISTVSNQ; translated from the coding sequence ATGAAAAAGAAGCATATGGAGACAGCGTTAATTCATCACGGTTATACATCTGAGGAACATAAAGGAAGTTTAACACCACCGTTATTTCAAACGTCTACATTTACATTTGAGACTGCGCAGCAAGGAGAAGCGAGTTTTGCGGGAGTAGATCCATCTTATATTTACTCAAGACTTGGAAATCCAACTGTGAAATTATTTGAAGAGCGTATGGCGGTGTTAGAAGGAGGAGAAGAAGCACTTGCTTTCGGATCCGGTATGGCAGCTATCTCAGCAACTTTAATTGGTTTTCTAAAAGCTGGAGATCATATTATTTGTTCAAATGGATTATATGGGTGCACGTACGGTTTTTTAGAAGTGTTAGAAGAAAAATTTATGATTACGCATTCTTTTTGTGATATGGAGGCAGAGGCTGATATTGAAAATAAGATTCGCCAAAATACAAAGCTTATTTTCGTTGAAACACCGATTAACCCGACAATGAAATTAATTGATTTAAAACAAGTGATCCGGGTTGCGAAGCGAAATGGCTTACTTGTCATTGTTGATAATACGTTTTGTTCACCTTATTTACAAAGACCGCTTGAACTCGGCTGTGACGCGGTTGTGCATAGTGCGACAAAATATATTGGTGGTCACGGTGATGTTGTAGCCGGTGTAACAATTTGTAAAACGAAAGCGTTAGCTGAAAAAATTCGCCCGATGCGAAAAGATATCGGCGGTATTATGGCGCCATTTGATGCATGGTTATTGTTACGCGGATTAAAGACGTTAGCGGTAAGAATGGACCGCCATTGTGATAATGCAGAAAAAATTGTATCGTTCCTAAAAAATCATGATGCGGTAGAAGGTGTTTGGTATCCAGAAGGGGAACTAGCATCTCGCCAAATGAAACGGGGCGGCGGTGTGATTTCTTTTTCGGTAAAAGGCGGGAAAGAAGAGACGCAAGCGTTTATCAATGACCTTCACTTTATTACAATTGCGGTAAGTTTAGGAGATACAGAAACGTTAATTCAGCATCCAGCGACGATGACGCACGCTGCGATTCCAGCTGAGTTAAGACAAGAAATGGGCATTTATGATAATTTAATACGTTTATCCGTCGGTTTAGAATCGTGGGAGGATATCGTTTCTGATTTAGAGCAGGCATTAAAGAAAATATCTACTGTTAGTAATCAATAA
- the rpsD gene encoding 30S ribosomal protein S4 yields the protein MARYTGPAWKLSRRLGISLSGTGKELEKRPYAPGPHGPNQRKKLSEYGLQLQEKQKLRHMYGMTERQFRRTFDQAGKMPGKHGENFMILLEARLDNLVYRMGLARTRRAARQLVNHGHITVDGSRVDIPSYRVKPGQTISVREKSNSLVVVKEAIEVNNFVPEYLTFDADKLEATYTRHAERSELAAEINEALIVEFYSR from the coding sequence ATGGCTCGTTATACAGGTCCAGCTTGGAAACTGTCTCGTCGTCTTGGAATCTCTCTAAGCGGCACAGGAAAAGAATTAGAAAAACGCCCTTACGCACCAGGTCCTCACGGTCCTAACCAACGTAAGAAACTTTCAGAATACGGTTTACAATTACAAGAGAAACAAAAACTTCGTCACATGTACGGCATGACTGAGCGTCAATTCCGTCGCACATTTGACCAAGCAGGTAAAATGCCTGGTAAGCACGGCGAAAACTTCATGATCCTTCTTGAAGCTCGTCTTGACAACTTAGTTTACCGTATGGGCTTAGCTCGCACTCGTCGTGCAGCTCGCCAATTAGTAAACCACGGTCACATCACAGTTGATGGATCTCGCGTAGATATCCCATCTTACCGTGTAAAACCTGGTCAAACTATCAGCGTTCGCGAAAAATCTAACAGCCTTGTTGTTGTTAAAGAAGCGATCGAAGTTAACAACTTCGTACCAGAATACTTAACTTTCGATGCTGATAAATTAGAAGCTACTTACACTCGTCACGCTGAGCGTTCTGAGTTAGCAGCTGAAATCAACGAAGCATTAATCGTAGAGTTCTACTCTCGTTAA
- a CDS encoding N-acetyltransferase, whose protein sequence is MKENFIKIPLHIHDFQTLKLLLEEIIQDEIELFEGFSKYTLHISSKESKVTINLRSELFPKPYLAIAAISITPSNQGKGSIILEWFKTFAKEKGFERLVLQEVITKEGYHFALKNRFTKACNLYEETFGDPSSIDGDYELHLT, encoded by the coding sequence TTGAAAGAAAACTTCATCAAAATTCCTCTTCATATACATGACTTTCAAACATTAAAATTGTTATTAGAAGAAATAATACAAGACGAAATAGAATTGTTTGAAGGGTTTTCTAAATATACTTTACATATTTCATCTAAAGAATCTAAAGTAACTATTAACCTTAGAAGTGAGCTTTTTCCAAAACCATATTTAGCAATTGCTGCTATAAGCATTACACCAAGTAATCAAGGAAAAGGAAGCATTATTCTTGAATGGTTTAAAACATTCGCAAAAGAAAAGGGCTTCGAGCGTTTAGTATTACAAGAAGTCATAACCAAAGAAGGTTACCACTTTGCATTAAAAAATAGGTTTACAAAAGCGTGTAATCTATACGAGGAAACATTCGGAGATCCAAGCAGTATTGATGGGGATTATGAACTACATTTAACGTAA
- a CDS encoding DUF6572 domain-containing protein — protein MSLRELEQIDLLAVEKETGYVHLIIADEEDWSDEEEHVSLLIEKIYAYLGVIESGAIYEMYPDAKGRQFVISIHGKYRCTEYGEEFFEKAEEIVMKAGYGFQYIHKPHEEGDNLAE, from the coding sequence ATGTCTTTAAGAGAATTAGAACAAATAGACTTATTAGCCGTTGAAAAAGAAACAGGATATGTTCATCTTATTATTGCTGATGAAGAGGATTGGTCAGACGAAGAAGAACACGTATCTTTATTGATAGAGAAGATTTATGCTTACTTAGGAGTTATTGAAAGTGGAGCGATATATGAAATGTATCCTGATGCTAAGGGACGACAATTTGTTATTAGCATACACGGAAAATATCGTTGTACTGAGTACGGTGAAGAGTTTTTTGAAAAGGCTGAGGAAATAGTTATGAAAGCTGGATACGGTTTCCAATATATACATAAGCCCCATGAAGAAGGGGACAATTTAGCAGAATAA
- a CDS encoding YjdJ family protein codes for MVQLGSSFMLFITSALMSWYQGSNLIDYPDEWKYSAKFTNYFKGTVSNYEDIYQIDFFIYAAKFYPTAFIVMLVSLLYMLILILYILFKRKDPAI; via the coding sequence ATGGTTCAACTCGGAAGTTCATTTATGCTATTTATTACTTCGGCACTTATGAGTTGGTATCAGGGAAGTAATTTGATAGATTATCCTGATGAATGGAAATATAGCGCTAAGTTTACAAATTACTTTAAAGGCACCGTTTCAAATTACGAAGATATTTATCAAATCGATTTTTTTATATACGCAGCAAAATTTTATCCAACAGCATTTATCGTTATGCTAGTTAGTTTACTTTATATGCTCATATTAATTCTTTATATTCTATTTAAAAGAAAAGATCCGGCGATTTAA
- the tyrS gene encoding tyrosine--tRNA ligase, whose translation MGILQDLEFRGLINQQTDAEGLEQLLEKESVKLYCGFDPTADSLHIGHMLPVLMLRRFQLAGHQPIALVGGGTGMIGDPSGKKAERTLNTKDTVAYYTESIKNQLSNFLEFENVDNPATMANNYNWLGNLDVISFLRDIGKNFGLNYMLAKDTVASRLETGISFTEFSYMILQSYDFLNLYQHHNCRLQIGGSDQWGNITAGLELIRKSEEDAKAFGLTIPLVTKSDGTKFGKTEGGAIWLDPEKTTPYEFYQFWINTDDRDVVKYLKYFTFLSHEEIFELEKQVAEAPEKRAAQKALGAEMTKLVHGEEALEQAIKISAALFSGSVAELTASEIEQGFKDVPSVERTAEDTVLIDLLVESKISPSKRQAREDVTNGAIYVNGERTQALDYVVTENDRIEGKFTIIRRGKKKYFLIRY comes from the coding sequence ATGGGTATTTTACAAGATCTTGAATTTCGCGGTCTAATTAATCAGCAAACAGACGCTGAGGGCCTTGAGCAATTATTAGAAAAAGAAAGCGTTAAATTATACTGTGGTTTCGACCCGACAGCGGATAGCTTACACATCGGTCATATGTTACCAGTATTAATGTTACGTCGTTTCCAATTAGCTGGTCACCAACCAATCGCACTTGTTGGCGGTGGTACTGGTATGATCGGTGACCCAAGTGGTAAAAAAGCAGAGCGTACATTAAATACGAAAGATACAGTTGCTTACTACACAGAAAGCATTAAAAACCAGCTTTCAAACTTCTTAGAGTTCGAAAACGTGGACAACCCAGCAACAATGGCTAACAACTATAATTGGCTTGGTAACTTAGATGTCATTTCATTCTTACGCGATATCGGTAAAAACTTCGGTTTAAACTATATGTTAGCAAAAGATACAGTAGCATCTCGTTTAGAGACTGGTATTTCATTCACTGAGTTTAGTTACATGATTTTACAATCATACGACTTCTTAAACTTATACCAACACCATAATTGCCGCCTACAAATCGGTGGTAGTGATCAATGGGGTAACATTACAGCTGGTCTTGAATTAATCCGTAAATCAGAAGAAGATGCGAAAGCATTCGGTTTAACAATTCCACTTGTTACTAAATCTGACGGTACGAAGTTTGGTAAAACAGAAGGCGGCGCAATTTGGTTAGATCCAGAAAAAACAACTCCTTACGAGTTCTACCAATTCTGGATTAACACAGATGACCGCGACGTTGTTAAATACTTAAAATACTTTACATTCTTATCGCATGAAGAAATTTTTGAGCTTGAGAAACAAGTAGCTGAAGCACCAGAAAAACGTGCAGCACAAAAAGCATTAGGTGCAGAAATGACAAAACTTGTTCACGGCGAAGAAGCATTAGAGCAAGCGATTAAAATTTCAGCTGCATTATTTAGTGGTTCTGTAGCAGAACTGACTGCAAGCGAAATCGAGCAAGGATTCAAAGACGTACCATCTGTAGAACGTACTGCAGAAGATACAGTATTAATCGACTTACTAGTAGAAAGCAAAATCTCTCCATCAAAACGTCAAGCACGTGAAGATGTAACGAACGGTGCAATCTACGTAAACGGTGAGCGTACACAAGCATTAGACTACGTTGTAACAGAAAACGACCGCATCGAAGGTAAATTCACAATCATTCGCCGCGGTAAAAAGAAATATTTCTTAATTCGTTACTAA
- a CDS encoding RNA polymerase sigma factor, with the protein MAQIGIEEELMLAYQSGDKQAGEKLYVLIKPALYTFLYRFNRDEQLSIDLVQDTFLTLERKKHMYELEKGKIKTYLFQIGYRLMINKLNRRKKWRTLLPFLVPIPEKEFSHEDRLTVREAILKVPEEQRAVLILSYYHDMQQKEIAEVLDIPVGTVKSRLHNGIKKLKQLLEVDEIERKSL; encoded by the coding sequence ATGGCGCAGATTGGGATTGAGGAAGAGCTCATGCTTGCGTATCAAAGTGGAGATAAACAGGCGGGAGAAAAACTATATGTTTTGATCAAGCCAGCGCTATATACATTTTTATATCGATTTAACCGAGATGAACAATTGAGTATCGACCTTGTCCAAGATACGTTTTTGACGCTAGAGCGTAAGAAACATATGTATGAACTTGAAAAAGGTAAAATAAAAACGTACTTATTTCAAATCGGTTATCGTCTTATGATTAATAAATTAAATAGGAGAAAAAAGTGGCGTACGCTTTTGCCATTTTTAGTGCCGATTCCGGAAAAAGAATTTTCTCACGAAGATCGGCTCACAGTAAGAGAAGCAATTTTGAAAGTTCCAGAAGAGCAAAGAGCGGTCCTAATCCTGTCTTATTATCATGATATGCAGCAAAAAGAAATTGCAGAGGTATTAGATATTCCAGTCGGAACGGTGAAATCGAGACTTCATAACGGGATAAAGAAATTGAAACAATTGCTGGAGGTGGACGAAATTGAGCGAAAATCCCTTTAA
- a CDS encoding GNAT family N-acetyltransferase — MKIPILEGDIVYLRSVEPEKDYTEWYEVMKDPDMHHWTGNTIPKDSNEVKELLHTYKDLKDIMAWSIIMKQSKEMIGTYWISMPIMNENKKLIVTSEAQRIARKYWRTGVNREARNLIYNYIFLTLDVDEVHAQAWDNNINSCRSMEQIGFKLEKQVECLFPKYDKTFLENHYVLFKKDWLALPKRL; from the coding sequence ATGAAGATACCAATTTTAGAAGGAGACATAGTATATTTACGTTCTGTAGAACCCGAAAAAGATTACACCGAGTGGTATGAGGTAATGAAGGATCCTGATATGCATCATTGGACAGGGAATACAATCCCGAAAGATAGTAATGAGGTTAAAGAGCTGTTACACACTTATAAAGATTTGAAGGATATTATGGCTTGGTCAATTATAATGAAACAATCAAAGGAAATGATAGGGACCTATTGGATTTCTATGCCAATAATGAATGAAAATAAAAAGTTAATTGTAACTTCGGAAGCTCAGCGGATTGCGCGTAAGTATTGGCGTACAGGGGTCAATCGAGAAGCGAGAAACTTAATATATAATTACATATTTTTAACTTTAGACGTAGATGAGGTTCATGCACAGGCATGGGATAATAATATCAATTCATGCAGATCTATGGAGCAAATAGGATTTAAATTGGAGAAACAAGTGGAGTGCTTATTCCCTAAATACGATAAAACCTTTCTAGAAAACCATTATGTACTATTTAAAAAGGATTGGCTTGCCTTGCCTAAAAGATTATAG
- the acsA gene encoding acetate--CoA ligase, producing the protein MKVETLPVIKGENNLPNYDEAYANFNWEEVNKNFTWNETGRVNMAYEAIDKHAKSDRKNKVALYYQDGSRKEKYTFKEMKDFSNKAGNVLKNYGDVEKGDRVFIFMPRSPELYFALLGAVKLGAIVGPLFEAFMEGAVRDRLEDSEAKVLITTPELLERVPLNDLPALKTVFLVGDNVEEGGKTVAFNPLFEQASKELHIEWLGREDGLILHYTSGSTGKPKGVLHAQNAMVQHYQTAKWVLDLKEDDVYWCTADPGWVTGTAYGIFAPWLVGASNVILGGRFSPEAWYEALQDYGVTVWYSAPTAFRMLMGAGQDAIKKYDLSQVRHVLSVGEPLNPEVIRWGMNAFGLRIHDTWWMTETGGQVICNYPCMEIRPGSMGKPIPGVKAAIVDNEGNEVPPYTMGNLAIGKGWPAMMRGIWNNQQKYESYFMPGDWYVSGDSAYMDEDGYFWFQGRIDDVIMTSGERVGPFEVESKLIEHAAVAEAGVIGIPDPVRGEIIKAFIALRAGYEASEELKEEIRQFVKKGLAAHAAPRQIEFRDKLPKTRSGKIMRRVLKAWELNLPTGDLSTMED; encoded by the coding sequence ATGAAAGTAGAAACGCTTCCTGTCATTAAAGGAGAAAATAATTTGCCGAATTATGATGAGGCATACGCGAATTTTAACTGGGAAGAGGTTAATAAAAACTTTACTTGGAATGAGACAGGCCGAGTAAATATGGCGTATGAGGCAATTGATAAGCATGCGAAATCCGATCGAAAGAATAAAGTAGCCCTTTATTATCAAGATGGATCGCGAAAAGAGAAATATACATTTAAGGAAATGAAGGATTTTTCTAATAAAGCAGGAAACGTCCTGAAAAATTATGGCGATGTAGAAAAAGGCGATCGCGTTTTTATTTTTATGCCGCGTTCCCCAGAGTTATATTTCGCACTTCTTGGTGCAGTGAAATTAGGGGCAATTGTTGGTCCGTTATTTGAAGCGTTTATGGAAGGCGCAGTTCGCGATCGTTTAGAAGATAGCGAAGCAAAGGTGTTAATTACAACGCCTGAATTGTTAGAGCGCGTACCATTAAATGATTTACCAGCTTTAAAAACAGTCTTCCTTGTTGGAGATAATGTAGAAGAAGGCGGTAAAACGGTAGCGTTTAATCCTTTATTTGAACAAGCTTCAAAAGAATTACATATCGAATGGTTAGGTCGTGAAGACGGTTTAATCCTTCATTACACGTCTGGTTCTACTGGTAAACCAAAAGGTGTACTACATGCGCAAAATGCAATGGTACAGCACTATCAAACGGCGAAATGGGTATTAGATTTAAAAGAAGACGATGTATATTGGTGTACAGCTGACCCAGGCTGGGTAACTGGAACAGCTTACGGTATTTTCGCGCCGTGGTTAGTCGGAGCATCAAATGTTATTTTAGGCGGACGATTTAGTCCAGAAGCTTGGTATGAAGCACTGCAAGATTACGGTGTAACAGTTTGGTATAGCGCACCAACAGCTTTCCGTATGTTAATGGGTGCTGGACAAGATGCAATTAAAAAATATGATTTATCACAAGTGCGCCACGTGTTAAGCGTTGGTGAACCGTTAAATCCAGAAGTAATTCGCTGGGGTATGAACGCATTTGGACTTCGTATTCATGATACGTGGTGGATGACAGAAACAGGTGGACAAGTTATTTGTAACTACCCTTGTATGGAAATCCGTCCAGGTTCAATGGGTAAACCAATTCCAGGTGTGAAAGCAGCAATTGTTGATAATGAAGGAAATGAAGTGCCTCCATACACAATGGGTAACTTAGCAATTGGCAAAGGTTGGCCAGCTATGATGCGTGGAATTTGGAATAACCAGCAAAAATATGAGTCTTATTTTATGCCGGGTGATTGGTACGTATCAGGTGACTCTGCCTACATGGACGAGGATGGATACTTCTGGTTCCAAGGACGTATTGACGATGTAATTATGACGTCAGGTGAGCGCGTTGGACCATTTGAAGTAGAAAGCAAATTAATCGAGCATGCTGCTGTTGCAGAAGCTGGTGTAATTGGTATTCCTGATCCGGTGCGCGGCGAAATTATTAAAGCATTTATCGCGCTTCGTGCGGGGTATGAAGCATCAGAAGAATTAAAAGAAGAAATTCGTCAATTTGTAAAGAAAGGCCTAGCAGCTCATGCAGCGCCAAGACAAATTGAATTTAGAGATAAATTACCGAAAACGAGAAGTGGTAAAATTATGCGCCGCGTATTAAAAGCGTGGGAGTTAAACTTACCAACAGGTGACTTATCAACGATGGAAGATTAA
- the acuA gene encoding acetoin utilization protein acetyltransferase AcuA has translation MIHKKIYNARNLKTAKGTLIIEGPVSTHNLEMYEFHPDLVAFRPAEQQYKAIVEISKLPEARLIIARHDQTIVGYVTYLYPDPLERWSEGKIENLIELGAIEVVPAFRGCSVGKNLLEVSMMDDYMEDYIILTTEYYWHWDLKQTGLNVWEYRKVMEKMMNAGGLQWMATDDPEICSHPANCLMVRIGKRVDTDSIQAFDRLRFHNRFMY, from the coding sequence TTGATTCATAAAAAAATATACAATGCTAGAAACTTAAAAACAGCGAAAGGCACTTTAATTATTGAAGGTCCTGTCTCTACACATAACTTAGAAATGTATGAATTCCATCCAGATTTAGTTGCGTTTCGTCCTGCCGAGCAGCAGTATAAAGCAATTGTCGAAATTTCTAAATTACCTGAAGCCCGTCTCATTATTGCTAGACATGACCAAACGATTGTTGGATATGTTACATACTTGTATCCTGATCCACTCGAACGATGGTCAGAAGGAAAAATTGAAAACTTAATTGAACTCGGGGCGATTGAAGTAGTCCCAGCCTTCCGCGGTTGTTCTGTCGGAAAGAACTTATTAGAGGTTTCAATGATGGACGATTATATGGAAGATTACATTATATTGACGACTGAATATTATTGGCACTGGGATTTAAAACAAACAGGCTTAAATGTTTGGGAATATCGAAAAGTAATGGAAAAGATGATGAATGCGGGCGGGTTACAATGGATGGCTACAGATGATCCTGAAATTTGCTCGCATCCCGCTAACTGTTTAATGGTCCGCATCGGCAAACGCGTTGATACGGATTCTATTCAAGCATTTGATCGTCTACGTTTTCACAATCGTTTTATGTACTAA
- a CDS encoding acetoin utilization AcuB family protein has product MIVEEIMNQDVVTLRPNDTIETAIRTIRTKGIRHIPIVDQNNHVVGIISDRDVRDASPSILDEQVPLAMLKQPLDLIMKQPVMTCHPLDFVEEIATLFFENKIGCLPVTKAGKLVGIISESTVLHTLVKLTGAHQPSSQIEIQVKNEPGILGKVVAIFSDLQINIVSVLVYPAKDENDKVLVFRIQTMNPLKVIDALEAEGYRVLWPNIMGMQA; this is encoded by the coding sequence ATGATTGTAGAAGAAATTATGAATCAAGATGTGGTGACACTACGCCCAAACGATACAATCGAAACAGCAATCCGAACGATACGTACGAAAGGCATTCGGCACATTCCAATTGTCGATCAAAATAATCATGTCGTAGGCATTATTTCTGATCGGGATGTAAGAGATGCAAGTCCATCAATTCTTGATGAACAAGTTCCACTCGCTATGCTGAAACAACCGCTCGACCTTATTATGAAACAACCTGTTATGACTTGCCATCCTCTCGATTTCGTTGAGGAAATCGCTACCTTATTTTTTGAAAATAAAATAGGGTGCCTTCCTGTAACAAAGGCTGGAAAGTTAGTTGGAATCATTTCTGAATCCACTGTACTGCACACGCTAGTGAAATTAACTGGAGCACATCAACCAAGTTCACAAATTGAAATTCAAGTAAAAAATGAACCTGGTATTCTCGGTAAAGTCGTTGCTATTTTTAGTGATTTACAAATAAATATCGTGAGCGTTCTCGTCTACCCAGCAAAAGATGAGAATGATAAAGTACTCGTTTTCCGCATTCAAACGATGAATCCTCTAAAGGTGATTGATGCACTTGAAGCGGAAGGCTACCGCGTATTATGGCCAAACATCATGGGGATGCAAGCATGA